The Azospirillum thermophilum genome contains the following window.
GTAGCCCAGCGCCTCGCGGATCGCCACCCGTTCGGCGTCGAGCTGGTCCGTCACCCGGCGGATGCTCGGCTGGGTGCCCTCGTTGTGGATGTCCCACCGCTCGAAATGCTCGATCGGGCCGGCATTCATCAGGATCAGCGGCGGGTGGATGACCGGCCCGGCATTCATCAGGGCGCCGGACAGCGCATCCTCGCACCGCTCGACGGCGCCGGGGAAGGCGCGGCCGATGACCTCCAGCGCGTGGTCGGTGGCGCTCGCCGGAAAGACGCCGGTCGGCAGACGGGTGGCGGTGGCGCTGATGGCGACCGCAGCGTCGCCGTGCTTGCGCACCAGCCAGGGCAGCGTGCCGGTTTCCGCGAAAGCGACCTTCGCCACGCAGTCCAGCTCGCGCAGGCGCTTCGCCATGACGACGCTGCCGAAGGTTCCCGGCGGCAGGAAGACCACCTGCCCGTCGGACAGATGCGGGGCCATCGCCGCGGCGATGTCGGCCTGGGCGAAGGCCGGGGTCGGAACGACGATCAGCTCCGCCCCGCGCACCGCCTCGCCGATGTCGGTGGTGGGCCGCGCGATGGCGACCGCGCGTTCGCCCCTGTGATCCCTGATGCGGATGGACTGGCTGTCGAGCACGGGACGGAGTGCCGCCGCGTCGCGGCGCCAGAAGCGGACGGCATGGCCGCGCTCCGACAAGG
Protein-coding sequences here:
- a CDS encoding NAD/NADP-dependent octopine/nopaline dehydrogenase family protein encodes the protein MEIAVLGGGNGCYAAAAALSERGHAVRFWRRDAAALRPVLDSQSIRIRDHRGERAVAIARPTTDIGEAVRGAELIVVPTPAFAQADIAAAMAPHLSDGQVVFLPPGTFGSVVMAKRLRELDCVAKVAFAETGTLPWLVRKHGDAAVAISATATRLPTGVFPASATDHALEVIGRAFPGAVERCEDALSGALMNAGPVIHPPLILMNAGPIEHFERWDIHNEGTQPSIRRVTDQLDAERVAIREALGYRAPHFPLADHYASEGPEWMYGRTGHEKLVDSGDWRERLDLKAHRYMLEDVGHGLAFLVSVGEWAGVPCPVAAGLLAIGSAVAGRDFRRTGRTLGTLGLDGLDRAGMARLLAQGL